In Brachybacterium fresconis, the genomic stretch CGTGGCGACGTCCGTCCGTCACACCTCCGTGGTGTGCTGATCCCATGAGCGGAACACAGATGCTCCTGCTGGGGCTGATCCTCGGCGCAGCGCTCGGCGCGGTCGTGAGCTGGCTGGTGATGCGAGAGCGCGCACGGTCCGCCGAGCTGCGCCACCACGCGGCGGCCGATTCCTCGGGTCAGCTGCTGCGCCTGGCCGACGAACGGCACGAGCGGGACGTCGCCCGCCGTGACGCCGCCGAGGAGGAGCGCGAGGCCGAGCTGCAGCGCACCCTCGCACCGATCACCGCGACCCTCTCCCATCTCGAGCGCTCCCTGGCCCGCTCCGAGGCCGCCCGGGGGGAGGCCGAGGGGGCGCTGCGCTCGCATCTGGCCCAGCTGTCGCAGCGCGCCCAGTCCCTGGAGACCGGCACCAGTGCGCTCACCGCAGCGCTGCGCGCCCCCACGGCCCGCGGCCGCTGGGGCGAGGTGCAGCTGCGCCGGATCGTCGAGGCCGCCGGCATGCTCGAGCACGTCGACTTCACCGAGCAGCTGCCCGGCACCCGGGCCGACGGGGACAAGGGGCAGCGTCCGGATCTCGTGGTGCACCTGGCCGGGGACCGGCACGTCGTCATCGACGCGAAGGCCCCGATGGACGCCTACCTGGATGCGACCGAGGAGGCCGACCCGCAGCGCGCCGCCGCCCGACGGACCGCGCACGCGAAGGCGCTGCGCCACCACGTCGGCGTGATCTCCTCGAAGGCGTACTGGAAGGCCCTCGGGGACACCCCGGAGTTCACCGTGCTGTTCGTGCCCAGCGACGGTGTGCTCGCCGCCGCGCTGGAGACGGATCCGGTGCTGCTGGAGGACGCCTTCGGCAAGGACGTCGTGATCGCCTCCCCCGCGACCCTGGTGGCGCTGCTGCGCACGGTCGCCCACACCTGGCGCACCGATGCCCTGAACCGCGACGCCCGGGCGGTCCTGGATGCCGGGCGCGAACTGCACCATCGCCTCGGCACCTTCACCTCCCACCTGAGCAAGGTGGGGCGATCGCTGGACTCCTCCGTCGCCGCCTTCAACGACGCGGTCGGCTCCCTGCAGTCACGGGTCATGGTCACCGCAAGGCGCTTCGAGGATCTCGGGCTGACCGGCACGCCGGTCGACGAGGTCGAGCAGCTCACCCGGCGGGCCCGCACCCTCGAGGACGAGGAGATCGCCGACCTCGCGTCTCCCCCGGAGAACCGGGGAGATGGCGAGGTCGAGTCCGAGGGCAGCGCCGGCTGAGGTGCGGATACGGGAGCTGTGACGCTCCCGCGGGAAAGCTCTGCCGCGAGATGTCCGGAGGCGACCTGGGACGCGATCCGTCCTCCCCACCGGCGCTCCATCCCCAATCCGAGGTGGGCGCGCGGACTGTCGGCCCTTCGTGCCACAGTGGTGCCCATGACCGAGAGCAGCACCGAGCACGGCGGCGGCGATGCTCCGCGGCCGGCACCGGCCCCGACCGCCGCGCTGACCACGGCGGAGAATCCCTGGCCGCTTCGCCAGCTGTCGGTGAAGGTCGGCGAGTACGTCGCCCGCATGTCCCCGCTGTGGGTCGAGGGCGAGATCGTCCAGTTCAACCGGCGCCCCGGGGCGGGGCTGTCGTTCATGACCCTGCGCGACGTGGACGTGGACATGTCGTTCTCCGTGCCGGTGCGCGAGTACGTGCTAAGGGGACTGTCGATCGAACCGGTCCCAGGTGCCCGCGTGGTCGTCCACGCCAAACCCACCTTCTGGACCAAGCGCGGCAGCCTGCAGCTCGAGGCCGACGACATCCGGCCCGTCGGGCTCGGCGAACTGCTGGCCCGCCTCGAGCAGCTCAAGCGTGTGCTGACGGCGGAGGGGCTTTTCGAGGCGGCCCGCAAGCAGTCGCTGCCGTTCCTGCCCCGCACGGTGGGTCTGATCTGTGGCCGCGAGTCCGCCGCCGAGCGGGATGTGGTGGTCAACGCCCGTCGCCGCTGGCCGGCGGTGCAGTTCGAGATCCGTGAGGTCGCGGTCCAGGGGAACAAGGCGGTCCGCGAGGTCTCCGCCGCGCTGCGCGAGCTCGACGGCCGGGAGGACGTCGACGTCATCATCCTCTCGCGCGGCGGCGGCTCCCTCGAGGACCTGCTGCCCTTCTCGGACGAGCAGCTGACCCGCCTGGTCGCCGGGGCGAAGACGCCGATCGTCTCGGCCATCGGCCACGAGGTGGACACCCCGCTGATCGACCTCGCGGCCGACGTCCGGGCCTCGACCCCCACCGATGCCGCCAAGCGCGTGGTGCCGGATATCCAGGCCGAGCTGGACCAGCTCGACCTGGGCCGGACCCGCCTGCGCTCCGCGATCCGCGCCCGCCTGGAGCGCGAGCAGTCGGCGCTGGATGCGATGCGCTCCCGGCCCGTGCTGGAGAACCCTTCGACCATCCTCGCCGGCCGCGCCGACGAGATCCGTTCCCGCATCGCCCTGGCCCGCACTCTGGTGGGTGCTCGCCTGGATCGGGCGGCCGACGAGGTCGATCATCTCGGGAGCCAGGTGCGCTCGCTCAGCCCGCTGGCGACCCTGGAGCGGGGCTATGCGGTGGTCCAGAGCCCGGACGGGACGATCGTGCGCTCCCCCGAGGCCACCTCCGTCGGAGATCCGCTCTCGGTCCGGGTCGCCGGGGGCCGCTTCGGCGTCCAGCGCACCGAGACCGATCCGTACACGCCACCCGCTCCGTGAGAGTCGTGCCCACGCCGCCGCCCGACGGCACGCGGTTCTCGCCCCGAGGCCCTGCCTGACACTGCCCGATCGCTGCCCGAAGAAGTCCCCCGATCCGTCACCCTTTCGAGGAGTCGCCATGACCCAGTCCCCCGCCGAACCCTCCCCCTCCGATCCCGCTGCTCCCACCGATGCTGTCGAGGACGGCCCGGCGCAGGCCCCCGAGGTCACTCCCACCGAGGACGTCCAGCTGCCGCCGGACATCGCCGAACTCTCCTACGAGGCCGCGCGGGACCAGCTGGTCGAGGTGGTGCGCCGCCTCGAATCCGGCCAGGGCGGGCTCGAGGACTCGATCGGCCTGTGGGAGCGCGGGGAGATGCTCGCCCGTCGTTGCCAGCAGTGGCTGGATGGAGCACGCGAGCGTCTCGACGAGGCCGTCAGCGCGCGACGTCAGGCGGACTGACCGCCCACATCATTCCTGGACGTCGGCGAGCGCCTGCTCCATCAGCGCCTGGATCTCCTCACGGTCCGTCGCGCCGTGCACGAGCAGACCGAAGTCCTCGCCCTGGCAGGAGAGGGCGAGCTCCGTCGTCCCGTCCGTGTCACCGCTGAGCACCTGGCACTGGGCACCGCCGATGCTCAGCTCCTCCTGGACCGTCGCACCCGGCAGCGCCGAGGACAGCATCGGGGCGCCGACCTCGGCCGCCTCCGTCAACGTCACCAGCTGGTCGCTCGGGGAGGTGTACTCCACGGTCCATTGCGGCGACTCGCCACCGGTGAAGCGGGCGGAACGCTCCGTCCAGCCCTCCTGCGGATTCGGCGCCGCGACGGGGAAGCTCACGGCATCCTGCGCTCGTTCGGCGCTCTCGGAGACGTCGAGCTCCGAGTTCGCCAGCGGCTCCCGCCCCGGATCGCTGCCCACGCCGAAGAACGCGATCGCGATCACGACGACGACCGCCATGGTCAGGACGAGGGCCCAGATCATGTTCCGCAGCACGGTGTTCTTCTTCGACGGCAGCTCGTAGGCCGACTTCGGCTGCGGTCGCGGCTCCGGGGTCTCCGCGACGTCCTCCGGCGCAGAGTTCGCCGGGGCCTCTGGAGTCTCCCGCGAGTCCGGGGTCTGGTCATCAGGCACGTGCATACCTCCATTGTCCCCGCTGCGTCGGGTCCCCGCTCCCAGGGTGCGGCCCCACCAGCGCTCCCCGCGTTCGCCCCGGCCGGGGAAACCTGCGATGATCGACGCGTGACCGCGACATTCCTCATCACTGGAGAAGCACTCACCGACATCGTCGTCGACGCGGACGGCGCACGGCGCGAGCATCCCGGCGGCTCCCCCCTGAACGTGGCCGTGGCCCTCAGCCGCCTCGGCCATGATGCCCACCTGCTCACGCGCATCGGCCGCGACGATCGCGGTGACGCGATCCGCGCCCATCTGGCGGACTCCGGCGTGGAGCTCACGCCGGGCAGCACGGTCGACGCGCCCACCTCGACCGCCCAGGCCACGCTGGATGCGACCGGCGCCGCCACCTACACCTTCGACCTGGTGTGGGATCCCGACCCCGCGGGGCTCCCCTCATCGGTCGACGCCGTGCACACTTCGTCGATCGCGGCGGTGACGGACCCGGGAGCGGCGACCGTCATGGACGTGCTGCGCCGCACCCGCGACCGCGCCACGATCAGCTACGACCCCAACGCCCGGCCGACCCTGATGGGCGAGGCGGAGCCCGTGCGGGAACGGGTGGAGGCGAACATCGCCCTGAGCGACGTCGTCAAGGCATCCGACGAGGACGTGGCCTGGCTGTACGGCACCGACGACGTCGAGGACGTCGTCGCCTCCTGGCTCGAGATGGGCCCGGCGCTGACGGTGATGACCCGTGGCGATGACGGCGCCGTGGGCTTCGCGGGTTCCGGCCGCGTGCAGGTCTCCCCCGTCGTCGTCGAGGCCGTCGACACCGTCGGCGCCGGGGACACCTTCTCCGCCGGGATCCTCGATGCCCTCGCCGCGAAGGGCCTGCTGGGCGCGGACCGGCGAGAACCGCTGGCCGCGATGCCGTCGGACGACGTCGCCACCGTGCTGCGCCGCGCATCCTCGCTCGCCGCCATCACCGTCTCGCGGGCCGGGGCGAATCCCCCGTGGAGCCACGAGCTCACCTGACCCGCCCGTCAGCCGGCTCCGTCGGCCGGTCCACCTTCGACCACCCGCCCCGCCCACCAGACCCACCGGCCCGTCGGCCGATCCATCGATCTCGCCATCACGCGGCCACGCCGCGCGTCGACCACCCCGTACTCCGTCCGACCCACCACCACCCCCGAGGAGGCCTCTCCATGTCCCAGTCCACGCCCGGCACCGCCCAGGACGGCTACCGCATCGAGCACGACACGATGGGAGAGGTGCGCGTGCCCGCCTCGGCCCTGTACGGAGCCCAGACCCAGCGCGCCGTCCAGAACTTCCCGATCTCGGGACAGGGGCTCGAGCCCGCGCACATCCACGCCCTGGCTCAGGTGAAGAAGGCGGCCGCCCGCGCTAACCAGGACCTGGGCGTGCTGGATGCCGGCATCGCCGAGGCGATCATCGCCGCGGCCGACGAGGTCGTCGCCGGTCAGCACGATGACCAGTTCCCGGTCGACACCTACCAGACCGGCTCCGGCACCAGCTCCAACATGAACATGAACGAGGTGCTGGCGACCCTTGCCTCCGACGGCGACCGCCAGGTCCACCCCAACGACCACGTCAACTGCTCGCAGTCCTCCAATGACGTCTTCCCGACCTCGGTGCACGTCGCGGTCACCGCGGGCGTCGTCGAGAAGCTGCTGCCCGCGCTCACCCATCTCGCCGAGGCGCTGGAGACCAAGGCCGAAGCGTGGAAGGCCGTCGTGAAGTCCGGCCGCACCCACCTCATGGACGCCACCCCCGTCACCCTCGGCCAGGAGTTCGGTGGCTACGCGGCCGCGATCCGCTACGGCATCGAGCGGGTCGAGGCGGCGCTGCCGCGCACGGCCGAGGTCCCCCAGGGCGGCACCGCCGTGGGCACCGGCATCAACACACCGACCGGGTTCCCGCAGAAGGTCATCGCCAACCTCGCCGAGCAGACCTCCCTGCCGCTGACCGAGGCCCGCAACCACTTCGAGGCACAGTCCGCCCGCGACGGGCTGGTGGAGATGTCCGGGGCACTGCGCACGATCGCCGTCTCCGTCACCAAGATCTGCAACGACCTGCGCTGGATGGGCTCCGGCCCCAACACCGGCCTCGGCGAGATCGCGATCCCCGACCTGCAGCCGGGCTCCTCGATCATGCCGGGCAAGGTCAACCCCGTCATCCCCGAGGCCGTGCTCATGGTGTGCGCGAAGATCGTCGGCAACGACGCGGCCATCGCCTGGGGCGGCGCGCAGGGCGCCTTCGAGCTCAACGTGCAGATCCCCCTGATGGGCACCAGCCTGCTGGAGTCGATCCGGCTGCTCGCCAACGCCTCCACGGCCCTGGCCGACAAGACGGTCGACGGTCTGGTCGCGAACGAGGAGAAGGCTCGCTTCTACGCCGAGGCCTCCCCCTCGATCGTCACCCCGCTGAACAAGCTCATCGGCTA encodes the following:
- the xseA gene encoding exodeoxyribonuclease VII large subunit, which gives rise to MTESSTEHGGGDAPRPAPAPTAALTTAENPWPLRQLSVKVGEYVARMSPLWVEGEIVQFNRRPGAGLSFMTLRDVDVDMSFSVPVREYVLRGLSIEPVPGARVVVHAKPTFWTKRGSLQLEADDIRPVGLGELLARLEQLKRVLTAEGLFEAARKQSLPFLPRTVGLICGRESAAERDVVVNARRRWPAVQFEIREVAVQGNKAVREVSAALRELDGREDVDVIILSRGGGSLEDLLPFSDEQLTRLVAGAKTPIVSAIGHEVDTPLIDLAADVRASTPTDAAKRVVPDIQAELDQLDLGRTRLRSAIRARLEREQSALDAMRSRPVLENPSTILAGRADEIRSRIALARTLVGARLDRAADEVDHLGSQVRSLSPLATLERGYAVVQSPDGTIVRSPEATSVGDPLSVRVAGGRFGVQRTETDPYTPPAP
- a CDS encoding DNA recombination protein RmuC, whose translation is MSGTQMLLLGLILGAALGAVVSWLVMRERARSAELRHHAAADSSGQLLRLADERHERDVARRDAAEEEREAELQRTLAPITATLSHLERSLARSEAARGEAEGALRSHLAQLSQRAQSLETGTSALTAALRAPTARGRWGEVQLRRIVEAAGMLEHVDFTEQLPGTRADGDKGQRPDLVVHLAGDRHVVIDAKAPMDAYLDATEEADPQRAAARRTAHAKALRHHVGVISSKAYWKALGDTPEFTVLFVPSDGVLAAALETDPVLLEDAFGKDVVIASPATLVALLRTVAHTWRTDALNRDARAVLDAGRELHHRLGTFTSHLSKVGRSLDSSVAAFNDAVGSLQSRVMVTARRFEDLGLTGTPVDEVEQLTRRARTLEDEEIADLASPPENRGDGEVESEGSAG
- a CDS encoding exodeoxyribonuclease VII small subunit, yielding MTQSPAEPSPSDPAAPTDAVEDGPAQAPEVTPTEDVQLPPDIAELSYEAARDQLVEVVRRLESGQGGLEDSIGLWERGEMLARRCQQWLDGARERLDEAVSARRQAD
- a CDS encoding carbohydrate kinase family protein: MTATFLITGEALTDIVVDADGARREHPGGSPLNVAVALSRLGHDAHLLTRIGRDDRGDAIRAHLADSGVELTPGSTVDAPTSTAQATLDATGAATYTFDLVWDPDPAGLPSSVDAVHTSSIAAVTDPGAATVMDVLRRTRDRATISYDPNARPTLMGEAEPVRERVEANIALSDVVKASDEDVAWLYGTDDVEDVVASWLEMGPALTVMTRGDDGAVGFAGSGRVQVSPVVVEAVDTVGAGDTFSAGILDALAAKGLLGADRREPLAAMPSDDVATVLRRASSLAAITVSRAGANPPWSHELT
- a CDS encoding DUF4245 domain-containing protein, with the translated sequence MHVPDDQTPDSRETPEAPANSAPEDVAETPEPRPQPKSAYELPSKKNTVLRNMIWALVLTMAVVVVIAIAFFGVGSDPGREPLANSELDVSESAERAQDAVSFPVAAPNPQEGWTERSARFTGGESPQWTVEYTSPSDQLVTLTEAAEVGAPMLSSALPGATVQEELSIGGAQCQVLSGDTDGTTELALSCQGEDFGLLVHGATDREEIQALMEQALADVQE
- a CDS encoding class II fumarate hydratase; the encoded protein is MSQSTPGTAQDGYRIEHDTMGEVRVPASALYGAQTQRAVQNFPISGQGLEPAHIHALAQVKKAAARANQDLGVLDAGIAEAIIAAADEVVAGQHDDQFPVDTYQTGSGTSSNMNMNEVLATLASDGDRQVHPNDHVNCSQSSNDVFPTSVHVAVTAGVVEKLLPALTHLAEALETKAEAWKAVVKSGRTHLMDATPVTLGQEFGGYAAAIRYGIERVEAALPRTAEVPQGGTAVGTGINTPTGFPQKVIANLAEQTSLPLTEARNHFEAQSARDGLVEMSGALRTIAVSVTKICNDLRWMGSGPNTGLGEIAIPDLQPGSSIMPGKVNPVIPEAVLMVCAKIVGNDAAIAWGGAQGAFELNVQIPLMGTSLLESIRLLANASTALADKTVDGLVANEEKARFYAEASPSIVTPLNKLIGYESAAKIAKHAVAERVPVRDAVIELGFVERGELTEEQLDAALDVLSMTSPKA